The following are encoded together in the Mycolicibacterium arabiense genome:
- a CDS encoding FadR/GntR family transcriptional regulator — MTEPQPTPERSDAEAAAATLLRPVRLGNAFEDTVGRLLETIRLGVLAPGESLPPERELATRLGVSRDTVREAIKSLAEAGYLVSRRGRYGGTFLADELPTPSPDGIRFSRADIDDALRLREILEVGAARMAAGRTLTAGDRETLWGKLCDVRAAPPEDYRRLDSRLHLAIAEVAGTPSLVPLVADNRMRLNELLDQIPLLSLNIAHSDEQHEAIVMAILAGDAQAAADVMTAHVWGSAALLHGFLD; from the coding sequence ATGACCGAGCCGCAGCCGACGCCCGAGCGCTCCGACGCGGAGGCGGCGGCTGCGACACTGCTTCGTCCGGTGCGGCTCGGCAATGCGTTCGAGGACACCGTCGGGCGGCTGCTCGAGACGATCCGGCTCGGCGTGCTGGCACCGGGGGAGTCGTTGCCCCCGGAACGCGAACTGGCCACCCGGCTCGGCGTCAGCCGCGACACGGTCCGGGAGGCCATCAAGTCGCTGGCCGAGGCGGGTTACCTGGTGTCGCGGCGGGGACGGTACGGCGGGACGTTCCTGGCCGACGAGCTGCCCACGCCCAGTCCCGACGGGATCCGGTTCAGCCGCGCCGACATCGACGATGCACTGCGCCTGCGCGAGATCCTCGAGGTGGGGGCGGCTCGCATGGCGGCAGGCCGCACGCTGACCGCCGGTGACCGGGAGACGCTGTGGGGCAAGCTGTGCGACGTGCGGGCAGCGCCACCGGAGGACTATCGACGGCTCGACTCGCGGCTGCACCTGGCGATCGCCGAGGTCGCGGGAACGCCGTCGCTGGTGCCGCTGGTCGCCGACAACCGCATGCGGCTCAACGAGCTACTCGACCAGATCCCGCTGCTGTCACTGAACATTGCCCACTCCGACGAGCAGCACGAGGCGATCGTGATGGCGATCCTCGCTGGCGACGCCCAGGCCGCCGCCGACGTGATGACCGCGCACGTGTGGGGCTCGGCTGCGCTGCTGCACGGGTTCCTGGACTAG
- a CDS encoding 3-oxoacyl-ACP reductase — protein MDLTKRLAGKVAVITGGASGIGLATARRMRAEGATIVIGDIDPATGKTVADDLNGTFVQVDVSDQVAVDNLFDTAAQTHGSVDIAFNNAGISPPEDDLIENTGIEAWDRVQDINLKSVFFCCKAALRHMVPQQRGSIVNTASFVAVMGSATSQISYTASKGGVLAMSRELGVQYARQGIRVNALCPGPVNTPLLQELFAKDPERAARRLVHVPVGRFAEPEELAAAVAFLASDDASFITASSFLVDGGISGHYVTPL, from the coding sequence ATGGACCTGACCAAGCGATTGGCCGGCAAGGTCGCCGTCATCACCGGCGGAGCCAGCGGCATCGGTCTGGCCACCGCCAGGCGGATGCGCGCCGAGGGCGCCACCATCGTGATCGGTGACATCGACCCGGCGACGGGAAAGACCGTCGCCGACGACCTCAACGGCACCTTCGTCCAGGTCGACGTCTCCGACCAGGTCGCGGTGGACAACCTGTTCGACACCGCCGCGCAGACCCACGGCTCGGTAGACATCGCCTTCAACAACGCGGGCATCAGCCCGCCGGAGGACGATCTCATCGAGAACACCGGCATCGAGGCGTGGGACCGGGTGCAGGACATCAACCTCAAGTCGGTCTTCTTCTGCTGCAAGGCCGCACTGCGGCACATGGTGCCCCAGCAGCGTGGGTCGATCGTCAACACGGCGTCGTTCGTCGCGGTCATGGGCTCGGCGACGTCGCAGATCTCCTACACCGCGTCCAAGGGTGGCGTGCTGGCGATGTCACGCGAACTGGGCGTGCAGTATGCGCGCCAGGGCATTCGGGTCAACGCCCTGTGCCCCGGCCCGGTCAACACCCCGCTGCTGCAGGAGCTGTTCGCCAAGGACCCCGAGCGGGCGGCGCGCCGGCTCGTCCACGTTCCCGTGGGGCGCTTCGCCGAGCCGGAGGAGCTGGCGGCCGCGGTGGCGTTCCTCGCCAGCGACGACGCATCGTTCATCACCGCATCGAGCTTCCTGGTCGACGGCGGCATCAGCGGCCACTACGTGACACCGCTGTAA
- a CDS encoding aldehyde dehydrogenase family protein, whose translation MTSSTLINPATEEVLRTVEQLDVDAVDDAVARARVAQKRWAKAAPAERAAGLRAFAAVVDAHVDELAALEVANSGHPIGNAEWEAGHVRDVLQFYSASPERMAGKQIPVAGGLDVTFHEPLGVVGVITPWNFPMTIASWGFAPALAAGNAVLIKPAEWTPLTTIRLGELAVEAGLDPDLFQVLPGRGSVVGERFVTHPDVRKVVFTGSTEVGTRVMAGAAAQVKRVTLELGGKSANIVFDDCDLEKAAATAPYGVFDNAGQDCCARSRILVQRSVFDRFMELLEPAVQGVAVGDPTDRGTEMGPLVSKPHWESVRAYVPDDAPVAFRGSAPQGPGYWFAPTVLTPQRTDRTVTEEIFGPVVAVLPFDDEADAIELANDSPYGLSGSIWTDNLSRAMRVSRAVEAGNLSVNSHSSVRYNTPFGGFKQSGLGRELGPDAPLHFTETKNVFYAVSEES comes from the coding sequence ATGACGAGCAGCACGCTGATCAATCCGGCGACCGAGGAGGTGTTGCGCACCGTCGAACAGCTCGACGTCGACGCCGTCGACGACGCCGTGGCGCGCGCCAGGGTCGCCCAGAAGCGGTGGGCCAAGGCGGCTCCCGCCGAGCGTGCGGCCGGCCTACGGGCCTTCGCGGCCGTCGTCGACGCCCACGTCGACGAGCTGGCCGCCCTCGAGGTGGCCAACTCGGGGCATCCGATCGGCAATGCCGAGTGGGAGGCCGGTCACGTCCGCGACGTTCTCCAGTTCTACTCCGCGAGCCCGGAACGCATGGCGGGCAAGCAGATTCCCGTCGCCGGCGGACTCGACGTGACGTTCCACGAGCCGCTCGGGGTGGTCGGGGTCATCACCCCGTGGAACTTCCCGATGACCATCGCGTCGTGGGGCTTCGCTCCCGCACTCGCAGCGGGGAACGCCGTGCTGATCAAGCCGGCGGAATGGACGCCGCTGACCACGATCCGACTCGGCGAACTCGCCGTGGAGGCGGGGCTCGATCCCGATCTGTTTCAGGTGCTGCCCGGTCGCGGGTCGGTCGTCGGCGAGCGCTTCGTCACCCACCCGGATGTCCGCAAGGTGGTGTTCACCGGTTCGACCGAGGTGGGGACGAGGGTGATGGCCGGCGCCGCGGCGCAGGTCAAGCGCGTGACCCTGGAACTCGGTGGCAAGAGCGCCAACATCGTGTTCGACGACTGCGATCTGGAGAAGGCCGCAGCCACAGCTCCGTACGGCGTATTCGACAACGCCGGTCAGGACTGCTGCGCCCGCAGCCGGATCCTGGTGCAGCGCAGCGTCTTCGACCGGTTCATGGAGCTGCTCGAGCCCGCAGTTCAGGGCGTCGCGGTCGGCGACCCCACCGACAGGGGCACCGAGATGGGCCCGCTGGTCTCCAAGCCGCATTGGGAGTCGGTGCGCGCCTACGTGCCCGACGACGCGCCGGTGGCGTTCCGCGGGTCGGCGCCGCAGGGCCCCGGCTACTGGTTCGCGCCGACGGTGCTGACGCCGCAGCGCACCGATCGGACCGTCACCGAGGAGATCTTCGGACCCGTCGTGGCAGTGCTTCCCTTCGACGACGAGGCCGATGCGATCGAACTGGCCAACGACAGCCCCTACGGCCTGTCCGGATCGATCTGGACCGACAACCTGTCGCGTGCCATGCGCGTCTCGCGCGCCGTGGAGGCAGGCAACCTGAGCGTGAACTCGCACTCGTCGGTGCGCTACAACACCCCGTTCGGCGGCTTCAAGCAGTCAGGCCTCGGCCGCGAACTCGGACCCGACGCACCGCTGCACTTCACCGAGACCAAGAACGTCTTCTACGCAGTATCGGAGGAAAGCTAG
- a CDS encoding gamma-glutamyl-gamma-aminobutyrate hydrolase family protein, whose translation MDSNGSRPVTSPGSLRACPPVLGLTTYLQQAQTGVWDVRASFLPAIYVEGVTRAGGIATLLPPQPVDAGIVDRVLDGLDGLIVTGGRDVSPASYGQQPHPSTDQPADDRDAWEFALLRAALARRLPVLGICRGAQVLNVALGGTLHQHLPDVLGHGRHQVGNAVFTTTAVRTVPGTRLASLIGESSEAQCYHHQAIDRLGDGLIVAARDASDGVIEAVEVDPRAHPDSWVLAVQWHPEERLDDLRLFAAVVAAAAHYSPNASRHAPVRTGERV comes from the coding sequence GTGGATTCGAACGGCTCTAGGCCCGTTACATCTCCCGGGTCGCTTCGCGCCTGCCCGCCGGTTCTCGGGCTGACGACCTATCTGCAGCAGGCTCAGACCGGGGTGTGGGACGTGCGGGCGAGCTTCCTGCCCGCCATCTACGTCGAAGGCGTCACCCGGGCGGGTGGCATCGCGACGCTGTTGCCGCCGCAGCCGGTGGACGCCGGCATCGTCGACAGGGTGCTCGACGGTCTCGACGGGCTGATCGTGACCGGCGGCCGCGACGTGTCGCCCGCGAGCTACGGCCAGCAGCCGCATCCGAGCACCGACCAACCTGCCGACGACCGCGATGCGTGGGAGTTCGCGCTGTTGCGCGCCGCGCTGGCGCGACGGCTGCCGGTGCTCGGGATCTGCCGCGGCGCACAGGTATTGAACGTCGCTCTCGGCGGCACACTGCACCAGCACCTGCCCGACGTGCTCGGCCACGGCAGACACCAGGTGGGCAACGCCGTCTTCACGACGACCGCCGTCCGCACCGTGCCCGGCACGCGGCTGGCGAGCCTGATCGGCGAGTCCTCCGAGGCGCAGTGCTACCACCACCAGGCGATCGACCGTCTTGGCGACGGCCTGATCGTGGCCGCGCGCGACGCTTCGGACGGCGTCATCGAGGCCGTCGAGGTGGATCCGCGAGCGCACCCCGACAGCTGGGTCCTGGCCGTGCAGTGGCATCCCGAAGAACGCCTCGACGACCTGCGGCTGTTCGCCGCCGTGGTCGCGGCGGCGGCGCACTACTCGCCCAACGCTTCCCGACATGCACCGGTACGCACAGGAGAAAGGGTCTGA
- a CDS encoding glutamine synthetase family protein — protein sequence MSDRGEPVTPKSSSTPGMLSQTELERLVAAGELDTVVVGFTDMQGRLIGKRISSRLFVDDVAAHGAECCNYLLAVDVENNTVDGYAISSWETGYGDMVMTPDFSTLRLLPWLPGTALVMADLSWTDGKPVDQAPRTILRTQLDRLSERGMGAVAATELEFMVFDDSYRDAWKADYRNLTPATDYNIDYAMLASTRMEPLLRDIRLGMEGAGMYCEGVKGECNLGQQEIGFRYDEALVTCDNHTIYKNGAKEIADQHGKSLTFMAKFDEREGNSCHIHISFRGQDGSAVFADDDDELGMSAMFRSFIAGQLATLREFSLFYAPNINSYKRFADGSFAPTAVAWGMDNRTCSLRVVGRGPGMRMECRAPGGDVNQYLAVAALIAGGLHGIDEGLELPEMTVGNAYTSGAERLPTTLAEAADLLDGSTIARAAFGDAVVDHYLNYARVELKAYNAAVTDWERRRGFERL from the coding sequence ATGTCCGACAGGGGAGAGCCCGTGACGCCCAAGAGCAGCAGTACGCCCGGCATGTTGTCGCAAACCGAATTGGAACGCCTCGTCGCCGCGGGCGAGCTGGACACCGTGGTCGTGGGCTTCACCGACATGCAGGGCCGGTTGATCGGCAAACGCATCTCGTCGCGCCTGTTCGTCGACGACGTCGCAGCGCACGGCGCCGAGTGCTGCAACTACCTGCTCGCGGTCGACGTCGAGAACAACACCGTCGACGGCTACGCGATCTCGAGCTGGGAGACCGGTTACGGCGACATGGTGATGACGCCGGACTTCTCGACGCTGCGGCTGCTGCCGTGGCTGCCCGGCACGGCACTGGTCATGGCCGACCTGTCGTGGACCGACGGCAAGCCCGTGGATCAGGCGCCCCGCACCATCCTGCGCACGCAGCTCGACCGGTTGAGCGAACGCGGCATGGGCGCGGTCGCCGCGACCGAACTCGAGTTCATGGTGTTCGACGACTCCTACCGCGACGCCTGGAAGGCCGACTACCGCAACCTCACGCCCGCAACCGACTACAACATCGACTACGCGATGCTGGCGTCGACGCGGATGGAGCCGCTGCTGCGCGACATCCGGCTCGGCATGGAGGGCGCAGGCATGTACTGCGAGGGCGTCAAGGGCGAATGCAACCTGGGGCAGCAGGAGATCGGCTTCCGCTACGACGAGGCGCTGGTCACCTGCGACAACCACACCATCTACAAGAATGGTGCCAAGGAGATCGCCGACCAGCACGGCAAGAGCCTGACGTTCATGGCGAAGTTCGACGAGCGCGAGGGCAACAGCTGTCACATCCACATCTCGTTCCGCGGACAGGACGGTAGTGCGGTGTTCGCCGACGACGACGACGAACTCGGCATGTCGGCGATGTTCCGCAGCTTCATCGCAGGCCAGCTCGCCACACTGCGCGAGTTCAGCCTCTTCTACGCACCGAACATCAACTCCTACAAGCGGTTCGCGGACGGCAGCTTCGCGCCCACGGCCGTCGCATGGGGCATGGACAACCGCACCTGCTCGCTGCGCGTCGTCGGACGCGGACCGGGCATGCGCATGGAGTGTCGCGCGCCCGGTGGCGACGTCAACCAGTACCTCGCCGTCGCCGCGTTGATCGCCGGCGGTCTGCACGGCATCGACGAGGGGCTGGAACTGCCCGAGATGACCGTCGGCAACGCGTATACCTCAGGCGCCGAACGGCTTCCGACCACGCTGGCCGAAGCCGCCGACCTGCTCGACGGCTCGACCATCGCCCGCGCGGCCTTCGGTGACGCCGTAGTGGACCACTACCTGAACTACGCGCGCGTCGAACTGAAGGCGTACAACGCCGCCGTGACCGATTGGGAGAGGCGCCGTGGATTCGAACGGCTCTAG
- a CDS encoding amino acid permease: MPEGHELLDDDERHLASLGYTQELNRSWSGFSNFAISFSIISILAGCFTSFGLGWNNGGPAAIAWGWPIVSVFILIIGLCMSELVSAYPTSGGIYWWAAKLGGPKAGFYTGWLNLIGLIAILASVAYGCATFLDLTLGTFSETWLNGYSLTRTFVLFVVILAISALINIFSSHLLAVINNVSVWWHVAGASAVILILWLLPEQHAGFGDVFAKTINNSGMFGGETSGIGFLLFVLPISAILTQYTITGYDASAHLSEETKSAADGAAKGIWRSIFYSAIGGWILLLTFLFAVNDSDAVSAGGGAVVGIFNQALDSQWVAIILLISTAGQFFCTTACQTSSSRMLFAFSRDRAVPGHQLWSKVSRNKIPANGVIITAVLAMVITLPALVEVDINGAPVPVAFFAVVSIGVVGLYLCFAVPIFLRWRMGDDFAVGKWNLRGHHRWMAPVAVVEIVITSIIAMFPTSSGGVPWGDAFEWKYVNYTPLLVGGVLLLLWIYWHASVKKWFTGPIKQVDLSGTGDEVVLDKP, encoded by the coding sequence GTGCCAGAGGGTCATGAACTACTGGACGACGACGAACGACACCTCGCCTCGCTGGGCTACACCCAGGAGTTGAACCGGTCCTGGTCCGGGTTCAGCAACTTCGCCATCTCGTTCTCGATCATCTCGATCCTGGCGGGCTGCTTCACCTCGTTCGGCCTCGGCTGGAACAACGGCGGCCCCGCCGCCATCGCATGGGGCTGGCCGATCGTCTCGGTGTTCATCCTGATCATCGGCCTGTGCATGTCCGAGCTGGTCTCGGCCTACCCGACGTCCGGTGGAATCTATTGGTGGGCGGCGAAATTGGGCGGGCCGAAGGCCGGCTTCTACACCGGCTGGCTCAACCTGATCGGCCTGATCGCGATCCTGGCGTCCGTTGCCTACGGCTGCGCAACCTTCCTCGACCTCACGCTCGGCACGTTCAGCGAGACGTGGCTCAACGGATACAGCCTGACGAGGACCTTCGTCCTGTTCGTCGTCATCCTGGCGATATCGGCGCTGATCAACATCTTCTCGTCGCACCTGCTCGCCGTCATCAACAACGTCTCGGTGTGGTGGCACGTCGCGGGCGCCTCCGCGGTGATCCTGATCCTGTGGCTGCTGCCCGAGCAGCACGCTGGCTTCGGTGACGTGTTCGCCAAGACCATCAACAACAGCGGCATGTTCGGCGGCGAGACCTCGGGCATCGGTTTCCTGCTGTTCGTGCTCCCCATCTCGGCGATCCTCACGCAGTACACGATCACCGGCTACGACGCCTCGGCGCACCTGTCGGAGGAGACCAAGAGCGCGGCAGACGGTGCGGCCAAGGGCATCTGGCGGTCGATCTTCTACTCGGCCATCGGCGGCTGGATCCTGCTGCTGACGTTCCTGTTCGCCGTCAACGACTCCGACGCGGTGTCGGCGGGCGGCGGCGCGGTGGTCGGCATCTTCAACCAGGCGCTGGACTCTCAGTGGGTGGCGATCATCCTGCTGATCTCGACGGCGGGCCAGTTCTTCTGCACCACCGCGTGCCAGACCAGTTCGTCGCGCATGCTGTTCGCCTTCAGCCGCGACCGCGCGGTGCCCGGCCACCAACTGTGGTCGAAGGTGAGCAGGAACAAGATCCCGGCCAACGGCGTCATCATCACGGCGGTTCTCGCAATGGTCATCACGCTGCCAGCCCTCGTCGAGGTGGACATCAACGGCGCTCCGGTGCCCGTCGCCTTCTTCGCCGTGGTGTCGATCGGCGTGGTCGGCCTCTACCTCTGCTTCGCCGTACCGATCTTCCTGCGCTGGCGGATGGGCGACGACTTCGCGGTGGGCAAGTGGAACCTGCGCGGACACCACAGGTGGATGGCACCGGTCGCGGTCGTCGAGATCGTCATCACCTCGATCATCGCGATGTTCCCGACGTCCTCGGGCGGCGTGCCCTGGGGCGACGCGTTCGAGTGGAAGTACGTGAACTACACGCCGCTACTGGTCGGTGGGGTGTTGCTCCTGTTGTGGATCTACTGGCACGCATCGGTGAAGAAGTGGTTCACCGGTCCGATCAAGCAGGTCGACCTCAGCGGCACCGGTGACGAGGTCGTGCTGGACAAGCCGTGA
- a CDS encoding TetR/AcrR family transcriptional regulator: MPPKRPSGTVTREDWAAAALRALRTGGPSAVRVEALARTLGVSKGSFYWHFADRRALLETAIDSWEAENTEAIIAESERGEGAADKLRRLLTRVVSTFDGTVAPGELMLYLEAGGEGVTASVERVVARRLDYVAGLLVELGQPDAEAQRRAAMAITLTVGIYQLSIGAPGPLARRSLSENAFVDTLYDALTR; the protein is encoded by the coding sequence ATGCCGCCGAAAAGACCTTCGGGCACCGTGACGCGCGAGGACTGGGCCGCCGCTGCACTACGAGCGCTGCGAACCGGTGGGCCGTCGGCGGTGCGGGTCGAGGCGCTGGCCCGCACGCTCGGAGTCTCGAAGGGCTCCTTCTACTGGCACTTCGCCGATCGTCGAGCATTGCTGGAGACGGCCATCGACTCCTGGGAGGCCGAGAACACCGAGGCGATCATCGCCGAGTCCGAGCGCGGGGAGGGTGCGGCCGACAAACTCCGGCGCCTCCTCACCCGCGTGGTGTCGACGTTCGACGGCACCGTGGCACCCGGTGAGCTGATGCTCTATCTCGAAGCCGGCGGCGAGGGCGTCACGGCGTCGGTCGAGCGCGTGGTCGCGCGCCGCCTGGACTACGTCGCGGGCCTGCTCGTCGAACTGGGCCAGCCCGACGCCGAGGCGCAGCGCCGAGCGGCGATGGCGATCACGCTGACCGTCGGCATCTACCAGCTGAGCATTGGGGCGCCCGGGCCGCTGGCACGACGGTCGTTGTCGGAGAACGCATTCGTCGACACGCTCTACGACGCGCTGACGCGGTGA
- a CDS encoding DUF6463 family protein, whose translation MTTNHLHRVAAATIATGIGHNLIGAWLYRRQLAGFVHDGLVDAVANPRLNGAERGRRETALWFLMSGAAFTTLGAGLRHSSAADGAIRPIANGMTAMGAVGALAMPKSGFWLLLAEGVAARRLSRRPAITR comes from the coding sequence ATGACCACCAATCACCTGCATCGCGTCGCCGCTGCGACCATCGCAACCGGCATCGGCCACAACCTGATCGGAGCGTGGCTCTACCGCCGCCAGCTCGCCGGATTCGTGCACGACGGCCTGGTCGACGCCGTGGCGAACCCACGGCTGAACGGGGCAGAGCGGGGCCGGCGGGAGACCGCGCTGTGGTTCCTGATGTCGGGTGCGGCGTTCACGACCCTGGGTGCAGGCCTGCGACACAGCAGTGCAGCCGACGGGGCGATCCGCCCGATCGCGAACGGCATGACCGCGATGGGCGCCGTCGGTGCCTTGGCGATGCCGAAATCGGGATTCTGGCTGCTGCTGGCCGAAGGCGTGGCGGCACGTCGGCTGAGCCGACGGCCGGCGATCACCAGGTAG
- a CDS encoding alpha/beta fold hydrolase — protein sequence MPSTVLTVDGFAATVDVSGPEQGSVVVLLGAAHQGPSAYDGVCQRLHTASLKTIVIGPDPNLSAKSVIGILDALGVRWALLVGDRVGGELAWELAATRLDRFIGLVVVDRGHPCVADQAGIVRDADCPPVEVNTTALVSSPAARAVARASQRYVYGDYRLVELLGRRNAQESTAQLAAEIVMRTSTW from the coding sequence ATGCCTTCGACCGTTCTCACCGTCGACGGGTTCGCCGCAACCGTCGACGTCTCAGGCCCCGAACAGGGGTCGGTGGTGGTACTGCTCGGCGCCGCGCACCAGGGGCCGTCGGCCTACGACGGCGTGTGCCAACGCCTGCACACCGCGTCGCTCAAGACCATCGTGATCGGCCCGGACCCCAACCTGTCGGCGAAGTCGGTCATCGGCATACTCGACGCGCTCGGCGTCCGGTGGGCGCTGCTCGTCGGCGACCGGGTGGGGGGCGAGCTGGCGTGGGAGCTGGCCGCCACGCGTCTCGATCGCTTCATCGGATTGGTGGTGGTCGATCGCGGCCACCCGTGCGTGGCCGATCAGGCAGGCATCGTCCGCGACGCCGACTGTCCGCCCGTCGAGGTGAATACGACCGCGCTGGTCAGCTCGCCGGCCGCTCGCGCGGTGGCCAGGGCCAGCCAGCGCTACGTGTACGGCGACTACCGCCTCGTCGAGTTGCTCGGTCGTCGCAATGCCCAGGAGTCCACGGCCCAGCTGGCGGCCGAGATCGTCATGCGGACCTCTACCTGGTGA
- a CDS encoding cobyric acid synthase: protein MSGALLVAGTTSDAGKSMVVAGLCRLLARRGVRVAPFKAQNMSNNSAVTADGGEIGRAQAMQARAAGLAPSTRFNPVLLKPGSDRTSQLVVRGKVTGTVRAGDYFRHRAHLSEIVLAELTSLRGEFDVVVCEGAGSPAEINLRATDLANMGLARAADLPVVVVGDIDRGGLLAHLFGTVAVLEPDDQRLIAGFLVNKFRGDPALLAPGLDQLRELTGRPTYGVVPYSDDLWLDAEDSLSVDVHRTVGRPRAPHGTEWLTVAAIRLPRISNTTDVEALACEPGVLVRWVADPADLADVDVVVIPGSKATVSDLRWLRERGLADGIAAHAASGRAVLGVCGGFQMLCRRIDDPVESGSVDVDGLALLDADIEFDAEKTLRHWEIPLHGYEIHHGRVARSVDDDWLGIGIRRGCVYGTHWHGLLDNDDVRRTWLADAAAAAGRHGFTVADDVDVQARRDRQLDLTADLLEQHVDVEALLGLARHGPPRRPIIASTLQ, encoded by the coding sequence GTGAGCGGCGCGCTGCTGGTCGCAGGCACCACGTCGGACGCGGGCAAGTCCATGGTGGTCGCCGGTCTGTGTCGGCTGCTGGCGCGCCGCGGGGTGCGGGTCGCACCGTTCAAGGCGCAGAACATGTCGAACAACTCGGCGGTCACGGCCGACGGCGGCGAGATCGGCCGCGCCCAGGCGATGCAGGCGCGTGCGGCGGGTCTGGCGCCCAGCACGCGGTTCAATCCCGTCCTGCTCAAGCCCGGCTCCGACCGCACGTCGCAACTCGTCGTCCGGGGCAAGGTCACCGGGACGGTCAGGGCGGGGGACTACTTCCGGCACCGCGCGCACCTCAGCGAGATCGTGCTGGCCGAATTGACCTCGCTGCGAGGCGAATTCGACGTCGTCGTGTGCGAGGGTGCTGGTTCGCCTGCCGAGATCAACCTCCGTGCAACCGATCTGGCCAACATGGGATTGGCGCGAGCGGCGGATCTCCCCGTGGTCGTGGTCGGCGACATCGACCGGGGCGGGCTGCTCGCGCACCTGTTCGGCACCGTCGCGGTTCTCGAACCCGACGATCAGCGACTTATCGCCGGCTTCCTGGTCAACAAGTTTCGCGGTGACCCCGCGCTGCTCGCGCCGGGTCTGGACCAGTTGCGAGAATTGACCGGTCGCCCCACCTACGGCGTGGTGCCGTACAGCGACGACCTGTGGCTCGACGCCGAGGACTCGCTGTCGGTCGACGTCCACCGCACGGTCGGCAGGCCGCGCGCGCCGCACGGTACGGAGTGGCTGACCGTGGCTGCGATTCGGCTGCCGCGGATCTCGAACACCACCGACGTCGAGGCGCTGGCGTGCGAACCCGGCGTGCTGGTGCGGTGGGTCGCCGACCCCGCCGACCTCGCCGACGTCGACGTGGTGGTGATCCCGGGGAGCAAGGCGACGGTGTCGGACCTGCGGTGGTTGCGCGAACGGGGTCTGGCCGACGGCATCGCCGCCCATGCCGCGTCCGGGCGTGCCGTGCTGGGAGTCTGCGGTGGCTTCCAGATGCTGTGCCGCCGGATCGACGATCCCGTCGAGTCGGGCAGCGTCGACGTCGACGGTCTCGCGCTGCTGGACGCGGACATCGAGTTCGACGCGGAGAAGACGCTGCGGCACTGGGAGATCCCGTTGCACGGTTACGAGATCCACCACGGCAGGGTGGCGCGCAGCGTCGACGACGACTGGCTCGGGATCGGCATCCGGCGGGGATGCGTCTATGGCACGCACTGGCACGGCCTGCTCGACAACGACGACGTCCGCCGAACGTGGCTGGCCGATGCGGCTGCGGCTGCCGGGCGGCACGGCTTCACCGTCGCCGACGACGTCGACGTCCAAGCGCGCCGCGACCGGCAACTCGACCTCACCGCAGACCTGCTCGAGCAGCACGTGGACGTCGAGGCGTTGCTCGGGCTGGCCAGGCACGGGCCCCCGCGACGGCCGATCATCGCCTCGACGCTCCAGTAG
- the map gene encoding type I methionyl aminopeptidase, giving the protein MAVRTALSPGDLSPTLPVPAAIPRPEYAWKPTVREGDEPWVQTPEVIEKMRVAGRIAANALAEAGRAVAPGVTTDALDRIAHEYMVDHGAYPSTLGYKGFPKSCCTSLNEVICHGIPDSTVISDGDIVNIDVTAYIDGVHGDTNATFLAGDVSEEHRLLVERTHEATMRAIKAVKPGRALSVVGRVIEAYANRFGYNVVRDFTGHGIGTTFHNGLVVLHYDQPAVETVLEPGMTFTIEPMINLGGLDYEIWDDGWTVATRDKKWTAQFEHTLVVTDDGADVLTLPDR; this is encoded by the coding sequence ATGGCTGTACGCACTGCTCTGAGCCCCGGTGACCTCTCGCCGACACTGCCGGTCCCCGCCGCGATCCCGCGGCCGGAGTACGCATGGAAGCCGACCGTGCGCGAAGGCGACGAACCGTGGGTGCAGACACCCGAGGTGATCGAGAAGATGCGCGTCGCCGGACGCATCGCGGCGAACGCGCTGGCCGAGGCGGGCAGGGCCGTCGCGCCCGGTGTCACCACCGACGCACTGGACCGCATCGCGCACGAGTACATGGTCGACCACGGCGCCTACCCGTCGACGTTGGGCTACAAGGGATTTCCGAAGTCCTGCTGCACGTCGCTCAACGAGGTCATCTGCCACGGCATCCCCGACTCGACGGTGATCTCCGACGGCGACATCGTCAACATCGACGTCACCGCCTACATCGACGGGGTGCACGGCGACACCAACGCCACGTTCCTGGCCGGCGACGTGTCCGAGGAACACCGGCTGCTCGTCGAGCGCACGCACGAGGCCACGATGCGCGCGATCAAGGCCGTCAAGCCGGGGCGCGCGCTCTCGGTGGTCGGCCGGGTCATCGAGGCCTACGCGAACCGATTCGGCTACAACGTCGTTCGCGACTTCACCGGCCACGGGATCGGCACCACCTTCCACAACGGTCTGGTGGTCCTGCACTACGACCAGCCCGCCGTCGAGACCGTCCTCGAACCCGGGATGACCTTCACCATCGAGCCGATGATCAACCTCGGTGGCCTGGACTACGAGATCTGGGACGACGGCTGGACCGTGGCCACCCGCGACAAGAAGTGGACCGCGCAGTTCGAGCACACCCTGGTGGTCACCGACGACGGAGCCGACGTCCTGACGCTGCCGGATAGGTGA